The following proteins are co-located in the Dietzia timorensis genome:
- a CDS encoding DUF4282 domain-containing protein, whose protein sequence is MTDQPGNPYAPQPDGQGPQGGSVPAGGNNSSGGYPAAGGYSQPGGYSQPGGYPADGTYPPGANNPSGGYPQAGQYPGGEFGGYGYASGGIPAGGAPQGNQQWGAPQQGPAAAEARGFFSALFDMSFQSFIAIKFARFIYMFFIIVFALLWIIGLLSSLGAAVAGDGGWLVLVAFVLFGWIPPLIYIVLIRLSLEFMIALVRTSQNTAGTRQEIEGLRRELRSQA, encoded by the coding sequence ATGACCGACCAACCCGGGAACCCCTACGCCCCACAGCCCGACGGCCAAGGTCCGCAGGGTGGCTCCGTTCCGGCAGGTGGCAATAATTCCTCAGGTGGCTACCCCGCGGCTGGCGGCTACTCACAGCCCGGCGGCTACTCACAGCCCGGCGGGTACCCGGCGGACGGCACGTATCCGCCCGGCGCCAACAATCCCTCGGGCGGTTACCCGCAGGCAGGTCAGTACCCGGGAGGCGAGTTCGGTGGTTACGGCTACGCTTCGGGCGGTATCCCGGCAGGCGGAGCGCCGCAGGGTAACCAGCAGTGGGGCGCCCCGCAGCAGGGGCCGGCAGCCGCCGAGGCGAGGGGATTCTTCTCCGCGCTATTCGATATGTCGTTCCAGAGCTTCATCGCGATCAAATTCGCGCGATTCATCTACATGTTCTTCATCATCGTCTTCGCGTTGCTGTGGATCATCGGCCTCCTCAGCTCGCTCGGCGCGGCGGTAGCCGGAGATGGCGGCTGGCTCGTCCTCGTCGCCTTCGTCCTCTTCGGCTGGATCCCGCCGCTCATCTACATTGTGCTCATCCGCCTCTCCCTCGAATTCATGATCGCCCTCGTCCGCACCTCACAGAACACCGCGGGCACGCGCCAGGAAATCGAGGGACTACGCCGCGAACTCCGCTCGCAAGCATAA
- a CDS encoding AMP-binding protein: MAETMRDLLLSHHDSDRPAIKFDDEVITWREFVVGSKRRASAIHALLNDDRPRHVGTLLDNVPEIMFALAAGALGGYVTAGINTTRRGEGLARDIRTADCQILLTDGRYAPLLEGLDLGDVRIINVASDEWDDLVADATPPSFFPERGARDPFMLIFTSGTSGNPKAVRVANSTVVMSGSMLADSHGLTARDVFYLSMPTFHSNAILGGVGPAWVTGGTMVLARRFSASRFLPDVRRYGVTYMNYVGKPLAYILDTPAQPDDAENTLRLAFGNEAASKDIPAFAERFGCKVSDAYGSTELAIIVVRTENSPLQSIGEPFPGVAVFDPFTGTECPRAEYDDSGAITNLDECIGELVNTEGAGFFSGYYNNPDATNERLRDGKYWSGDLAYRDADGYIFMAGRTGDWLRVDGENMATGIIEEIILRHPAVSRAAVYSLPDPRGVGDQIVAALVPRHDAHLTPEGFQAFLERQDDLSPKAWPRWVRLAETLPMTATNKILKRELQSEGLETRDELWERAEHGHEYSTTSPGVPA; encoded by the coding sequence ATGGCCGAAACCATGCGGGATCTTTTGCTTTCCCACCACGACTCGGACCGGCCCGCGATCAAGTTCGACGACGAGGTCATTACGTGGCGCGAGTTCGTCGTCGGCTCCAAGCGGCGCGCGAGCGCGATTCACGCTCTGCTGAACGACGACCGCCCGCGGCACGTCGGCACGCTGCTCGACAACGTTCCCGAGATCATGTTCGCGCTCGCCGCGGGAGCACTCGGGGGCTACGTGACCGCAGGGATCAACACGACGCGGCGTGGTGAGGGGCTTGCGCGCGATATCCGGACCGCCGACTGCCAGATTCTACTCACCGACGGCCGCTACGCGCCGCTGTTGGAAGGGCTCGACCTCGGGGACGTACGCATCATCAACGTCGCCTCCGACGAATGGGACGACCTGGTGGCGGACGCGACTCCGCCGTCATTCTTCCCAGAGCGAGGCGCCCGGGATCCGTTCATGTTGATATTCACCTCGGGGACGTCCGGCAACCCCAAGGCCGTCCGAGTGGCGAACTCGACGGTGGTGATGAGCGGTTCGATGCTCGCCGATTCGCATGGGCTTACCGCGCGGGATGTGTTCTATCTGTCGATGCCCACGTTTCATTCCAACGCGATCCTGGGTGGTGTCGGCCCCGCGTGGGTCACCGGCGGCACGATGGTGCTGGCGCGGCGGTTCAGCGCATCGCGGTTCCTACCCGACGTGCGCCGATACGGCGTGACGTACATGAATTACGTGGGCAAACCGCTCGCATACATCCTCGACACTCCCGCACAGCCCGACGATGCGGAGAACACGCTGCGGCTGGCGTTCGGCAACGAGGCGGCGTCGAAGGACATTCCGGCGTTCGCCGAGCGTTTCGGGTGCAAGGTCTCGGATGCCTATGGCTCTACAGAATTAGCGATCATCGTGGTGCGTACCGAGAATTCGCCGCTTCAATCGATCGGCGAACCCTTCCCCGGGGTGGCGGTCTTCGATCCGTTTACCGGCACGGAGTGTCCGCGCGCGGAGTATGACGACAGCGGCGCGATCACAAACCTCGACGAATGTATAGGTGAGCTGGTCAATACCGAGGGAGCCGGATTCTTCTCCGGCTACTACAACAATCCCGACGCCACGAACGAGCGCCTGCGGGACGGAAAGTACTGGTCGGGCGACCTCGCCTACCGTGACGCCGACGGCTACATCTTCATGGCCGGCAGGACGGGCGACTGGTTGCGGGTCGACGGCGAGAACATGGCGACCGGGATTATCGAGGAGATCATCTTGCGCCATCCGGCGGTGTCGCGGGCGGCGGTGTATTCGCTGCCGGATCCGCGGGGTGTCGGGGACCAGATCGTCGCCGCGCTCGTCCCGCGGCACGACGCCCACCTCACCCCGGAAGGGTTCCAGGCATTTCTCGAGCGGCAGGACGACCTGTCGCCGAAAGCGTGGCCGCGCTGGGTTCGGCTCGCCGAAACCCTACCGATGACGGCGACGAACAAGATCCTCAAGCGGGAGCTGCAATCCGAGGGCCTCGAGACGCGCGACGAGCTGTGGGAACGGGCCGAGCACGGGCACGAGTATTCGACCACGAGCCCCGGGGTTCCGGCGTAG
- a CDS encoding flavin reductase family protein, whose product MTTTSIRHDDPAIADLSPEVSGKDLRNILAGVPTPIATVAALVDDVPVGMVVGTFVGVSLEPPIVSVSLQKSSSTWPLLRRADSLGVSVLTADHSGHIGRLSGPSAERFDGIGWTGDDSAVFLDGAAASFRTRIHSEVDAGDHVIALLTVDYAYSRPSAADALVFHNSKVTTPHIG is encoded by the coding sequence ATGACCACGACCTCCATCCGCCACGACGACCCCGCCATCGCCGATCTCTCCCCCGAGGTCAGCGGCAAGGACCTGCGCAATATCCTCGCCGGCGTCCCCACTCCGATCGCCACCGTCGCCGCGCTCGTCGACGACGTGCCGGTCGGCATGGTCGTCGGGACGTTCGTGGGCGTGAGCCTCGAGCCGCCGATCGTGTCGGTGAGCCTGCAGAAGTCCTCGTCGACGTGGCCGCTGCTGCGGCGCGCCGATTCGCTCGGCGTCTCCGTGCTCACCGCCGATCACTCGGGCCATATCGGCCGGCTCAGCGGGCCATCCGCCGAGCGTTTCGACGGCATCGGCTGGACGGGCGACGACTCGGCGGTGTTCCTCGACGGCGCGGCCGCCTCGTTCCGCACGCGCATCCATTCCGAGGTCGACGCGGGCGACCACGTCATAGCGCTGCTCACCGTCGACTACGCCTACTCGCGCCCGTCCGCCGCGGACGCGCTCGTCTTCCATAATTCGAAGGTCACCACCCCGCACATCGGCTGA
- a CDS encoding nuclear transport factor 2 family protein, whose protein sequence is MSDPANSTAREHSGDVYEIERLKYRYLRALDTKAWEDFADTLTEDVRGDYGTAPDGTALRFSDRESLVGYLREAMGGRGVITEHAATHPEIDIDADGYGARGTWYLHDRVIVAEFDFMLIGAAIYSDRYRLTAEGWKIAETGYERTYEATMSLKGLDFSLTPGAALAEGS, encoded by the coding sequence ATGTCCGACCCGGCAAACTCAACCGCGCGCGAACACAGCGGCGACGTCTACGAAATTGAGCGGCTTAAGTATCGGTACCTCCGCGCGCTCGACACGAAGGCCTGGGAGGATTTCGCCGACACCCTCACCGAAGACGTGCGCGGCGACTACGGCACCGCGCCCGACGGCACCGCCCTGCGATTCTCGGACCGCGAATCGCTGGTCGGCTACCTGCGCGAGGCGATGGGCGGTCGCGGGGTGATCACCGAGCACGCCGCGACTCACCCCGAGATCGACATCGACGCGGACGGCTACGGAGCCCGCGGCACCTGGTACCTCCACGACCGGGTCATCGTGGCCGAGTTCGACTTCATGCTCATCGGCGCGGCAATCTACTCCGACCGCTACCGGCTCACCGCCGAAGGATGGAAGATTGCCGAGACCGGCTACGAGCGCACCTACGAGGCGACGATGTCGCTCAAGGGGCTTGACTTCTCACTCACTCCCGGTGCCGCACTGGCCGAAGGCTCCTAA
- a CDS encoding pyridoxamine 5'-phosphate oxidase family protein yields the protein MAFDETAAREFLADPRVGIFAVAAESGPPAATPVWYLYEPGGSVRIVTSASTRKAKLLAHAGAATLVVEESAQNATFVAVDLELVDVREAESADDRELASRYLEGEAIDRFVEMASEHMPDENVYSFRPTKWRFASMSV from the coding sequence ATGGCTTTCGACGAAACGGCAGCGCGGGAATTTCTTGCAGACCCCAGAGTGGGCATCTTCGCGGTGGCCGCAGAAAGCGGTCCGCCAGCGGCGACTCCGGTCTGGTATCTGTACGAGCCGGGCGGAAGCGTTCGGATCGTCACCTCGGCCTCGACGCGCAAGGCAAAGCTTCTCGCCCACGCCGGTGCCGCAACGTTGGTCGTAGAGGAATCTGCGCAGAACGCCACTTTTGTAGCGGTAGACTTGGAGCTGGTGGATGTCCGCGAGGCAGAGTCGGCGGACGACCGCGAGCTGGCCTCCCGCTATCTCGAAGGCGAGGCGATTGATCGCTTCGTGGAGATGGCGAGTGAACATATGCCGGACGAGAATGTGTACTCATTCCGCCCCACGAAGTGGCGCTTCGCCTCGATGAGCGTCTGA
- a CDS encoding hydrolase has protein sequence MDNDFGAATTIQCATCGVERVGDALPDVCPICADERQFVPPRGQEWTSPERAGANGASLEIVEFEPRVLGIRQHRCPGIGQVPILLQTDAGNVLLEAPNYFDDAVHAEISRLGGVEAIVPSHPHMYGLQSVWSRAFGGAPVFISAADEEWLGVRPENTVIWDGETEILPGVRASQPGGHFPGSNVVHWTAPDGAGVLFAGDTIGPVRDTGWVTFMRSYPNWIPLSAAVVRRIAEHVSRYEFDRLYGNFGGSVLSDASGAVRRSADRYAAWVSGVYDDLT, from the coding sequence ATGGACAATGACTTCGGCGCGGCAACCACAATCCAGTGCGCCACGTGCGGCGTGGAGCGCGTTGGCGATGCACTCCCCGACGTGTGCCCGATCTGTGCGGACGAGCGACAGTTCGTTCCGCCCCGCGGGCAGGAATGGACGAGCCCCGAGCGCGCGGGGGCGAACGGCGCCTCCCTCGAGATCGTCGAGTTCGAACCGCGCGTGCTCGGCATTCGGCAACATCGCTGCCCCGGGATCGGCCAGGTACCAATCCTGCTCCAGACGGACGCCGGCAACGTGCTCCTCGAAGCACCCAACTATTTCGATGACGCCGTGCATGCCGAGATTTCCCGGCTCGGCGGGGTCGAGGCGATCGTGCCCTCGCATCCGCACATGTACGGCCTCCAGTCGGTGTGGTCCCGCGCGTTCGGCGGCGCTCCGGTGTTCATTTCCGCTGCCGACGAAGAGTGGCTCGGGGTGCGCCCGGAGAACACAGTGATCTGGGACGGGGAGACTGAGATCCTGCCCGGGGTCCGGGCGTCACAGCCCGGCGGACACTTCCCCGGCAGCAACGTAGTCCACTGGACCGCACCGGACGGCGCCGGGGTCCTCTTCGCCGGCGACACCATCGGCCCCGTCCGCGACACCGGTTGGGTGACGTTCATGCGGTCCTACCCCAACTGGATCCCACTGTCCGCGGCGGTCGTGCGGCGCATCGCCGAGCACGTGTCGCGGTACGAATTCGACAGGCTCTACGGGAACTTCGGCGGCTCGGTGCTTTCCGATGCCTCGGGCGCGGTGCGTCGTTCGGCCGACCGATATGCGGCGTGGGTCTCGGGAGTTTACGACGATCTCACCTAA
- a CDS encoding alanine/glycine:cation symporter family protein, with amino-acid sequence METLATAVETINENYWYFVIALLCLAGMWFTIRTGAMQIRWLPEMFRTITEKPSDISEGKKGISAFRAFTISAAARVGSANVAGVAIAITVGGPGSVFWMWVLAILGGATSFIESALAQLYKVRRRDSYVGGPAYYMRDGLGWKKVAVCFAVIVTVTYGFIFPTVQANSIAASIDTQFSFEGRAPMFAIGVVLALLTAAVVFGGVRRLSSVTEIMVPIMAVGYVAVALFVVAINIGEVPGMVGLIVGHALGFKEVAGAALGAAFMQGVRRGLFSNEAGMGSIPNAAATASVSHPAKQGLVQSLGVYLDTLVVCSATAFIILLSNPEYGGEAEGISLTQNALAGQVGDWAIPFLIVTIFFLAFSSILGSAYIGEVNVRFIRESDVWVNVFRAIVCVMVVIGTVSSLELVWNLADLFMGVMATINLIALIPLAKIGLRLMNNYGAQRKQRLEPVFSREDIPEARGVSAWDGTDPITVRTPDPEVKA; translated from the coding sequence ATGGAAACTCTTGCGACGGCCGTCGAGACGATCAACGAGAACTATTGGTATTTCGTGATCGCGCTGCTGTGCCTGGCCGGGATGTGGTTCACGATTCGCACCGGCGCGATGCAGATCCGGTGGCTGCCGGAGATGTTCCGGACGATTACCGAAAAGCCCTCGGACATCTCCGAGGGGAAAAAGGGGATCTCCGCGTTTCGCGCGTTCACGATCTCCGCCGCGGCGCGGGTGGGCTCGGCGAACGTCGCCGGCGTTGCCATCGCCATCACCGTTGGCGGGCCCGGCTCGGTGTTCTGGATGTGGGTGCTCGCGATCCTCGGCGGCGCGACCTCCTTTATCGAGTCCGCACTCGCGCAGCTGTACAAGGTGCGCCGGCGCGACTCCTATGTCGGCGGGCCCGCCTACTACATGCGTGACGGGCTCGGCTGGAAAAAGGTCGCGGTCTGCTTCGCGGTGATCGTGACCGTGACCTACGGCTTCATCTTCCCCACGGTGCAGGCCAATTCGATCGCCGCGTCGATCGATACGCAGTTCTCGTTCGAGGGTCGCGCGCCGATGTTCGCCATCGGGGTTGTTCTCGCGCTGCTGACGGCGGCGGTCGTGTTCGGCGGGGTGCGGCGGCTGTCGTCGGTCACCGAGATCATGGTGCCGATCATGGCGGTCGGTTATGTCGCGGTCGCGCTGTTCGTGGTGGCGATCAACATCGGCGAGGTGCCGGGGATGGTCGGGCTAATCGTCGGACACGCGCTCGGGTTCAAGGAAGTTGCCGGGGCCGCGCTCGGTGCCGCGTTTATGCAGGGTGTGCGGCGCGGGCTCTTCTCGAACGAAGCCGGAATGGGCTCGATCCCGAACGCCGCGGCCACGGCCTCGGTATCCCACCCGGCGAAGCAGGGGCTCGTCCAGTCTCTCGGCGTGTATCTCGACACCCTGGTCGTGTGCTCGGCGACCGCATTCATCATCCTGCTGTCGAACCCGGAGTACGGCGGCGAGGCCGAGGGCATCTCGCTCACGCAGAACGCACTCGCCGGGCAGGTCGGCGACTGGGCGATCCCGTTCCTCATCGTCACAATCTTCTTCCTCGCGTTTTCCTCGATTCTCGGCAGCGCATACATCGGGGAGGTCAACGTCCGGTTCATCCGCGAATCCGACGTGTGGGTCAACGTCTTTCGCGCCATCGTCTGCGTCATGGTCGTGATCGGCACCGTGAGCAGCCTCGAGCTGGTGTGGAACCTCGCCGACCTGTTCATGGGCGTGATGGCGACGATCAACCTCATCGCACTCATCCCGCTGGCGAAGATCGGGCTGCGACTGATGAACAATTACGGCGCGCAGCGCAAGCAGAGGCTCGAGCCGGTATTCAGCCGCGAGGACATCCCGGAGGCCAGGGGCGTCTCGGCGTGGGACGGTACCGACCCGATCACCGTGCGCACACCCGATCCGGAAGTGAAGGCCTAG
- a CDS encoding NADPH-dependent FMN reductase: MKVGIIDGSVREGRKSTTVAEWVKQNADSHGGAEFEIVSLAEFNIPILTSATVPGAANRQYDTPEVQKWSEAIDSFDAFIFVTPEYNHGVPGALKNAFDSIGPEWQNKPAAIVSYGADNGVRAVEQWRQILANFNMHVVRSQVSLSLFTEFSETGVSPEERRTGEINGLLDQLIAAGK, translated from the coding sequence ATGAAGGTTGGCATCATCGACGGTTCGGTCCGCGAGGGACGCAAGTCCACCACGGTTGCCGAGTGGGTCAAGCAGAACGCGGACAGCCACGGCGGCGCCGAGTTCGAGATCGTCTCGCTTGCGGAATTCAACATCCCGATCCTCACCAGCGCCACGGTCCCCGGCGCCGCGAACCGCCAGTACGACACCCCCGAGGTGCAGAAATGGTCCGAGGCGATCGATTCCTTTGACGCCTTTATCTTCGTGACCCCCGAGTACAACCACGGCGTGCCCGGCGCGCTGAAGAACGCCTTCGACTCCATCGGCCCGGAATGGCAGAACAAGCCGGCCGCGATCGTGTCTTACGGCGCCGACAACGGTGTCCGCGCCGTCGAGCAGTGGCGCCAGATCCTCGCGAACTTCAACATGCACGTCGTGCGCTCGCAGGTCTCGCTGTCCCTCTTCACCGAGTTCTCCGAGACCGGCGTCTCGCCCGAGGAGCGCCGCACCGGCGAGATCAACGGTCTGCTCGACCAACTGATCGCCGCGGGCAAGTAG
- a CDS encoding uroporphyrinogen-III synthase — protein MSSESPQSDDAAGEAVDVGADALAGCRVLAAFERRAGDVVTVLGRHGIETVVAPPMSTIAHPDDEELRRATERVVAERPDIVVATTGVGFTGWLEAAEHFGIREQLEDVLASARIVSRGAKVTGAVKKAGFAPEWEAPDGLSDELRGYLLAQDLDVAKVAVQFHGSGADGIDADLRAAGSDVIGLVVYRWGPPADREVLERSIREVAEGEFDAVLFTSAPGSEAWLREADRLGWYDGALLNFADRTLALAVGPVTAGPLIDAGVAVEIPERWRLGALSRHTLALLRAQRA, from the coding sequence GTGTCCAGTGAGTCACCACAGTCCGACGATGCCGCGGGCGAGGCTGTCGACGTCGGTGCGGACGCGCTGGCGGGCTGCCGCGTCCTCGCGGCCTTCGAGCGGCGCGCCGGCGATGTCGTCACGGTCCTCGGCCGCCACGGCATCGAGACGGTCGTCGCCCCGCCGATGTCGACGATCGCCCATCCGGACGACGAGGAGCTCCGCCGCGCTACCGAGCGGGTCGTCGCCGAGCGTCCGGACATCGTCGTCGCGACGACGGGTGTCGGGTTCACTGGCTGGCTCGAGGCGGCTGAACACTTCGGGATCCGCGAGCAGCTAGAGGACGTTCTCGCCTCGGCGCGCATTGTCTCGCGTGGCGCGAAGGTCACCGGCGCGGTGAAGAAGGCCGGTTTCGCGCCTGAGTGGGAGGCGCCGGATGGGTTGAGTGATGAGCTCCGCGGCTATCTCCTCGCGCAGGATCTCGATGTTGCGAAGGTTGCCGTGCAGTTCCACGGTTCTGGTGCCGACGGGATCGATGCGGACCTGCGGGCGGCGGGCTCCGACGTCATAGGGCTGGTTGTTTACCGGTGGGGGCCGCCGGCCGACCGTGAGGTGCTCGAGCGCAGCATTCGGGAGGTGGCCGAGGGCGAGTTCGATGCCGTGCTGTTTACGTCCGCGCCAGGCTCGGAGGCCTGGCTGCGCGAGGCGGATCGGCTCGGTTGGTATGACGGCGCACTTCTCAATTTCGCCGACCGCACGCTTGCCCTGGCCGTTGGACCGGTGACGGCGGGACCGCTCATCGACGCGGGTGTCGCCGTGGAGATTCCGGAGCGGTGGCGCCTCGGGGCGCTGTCGCGCCACACACTCGCGCTCCTCCGCGCGCAGCGGGCGTAG
- a CDS encoding alanine/glycine:cation symporter family protein, whose amino-acid sequence MDAITDAVTNINDYYWYFVIAILCIAGVWFTVWTRAVQIRLIPEMFRSITESPSEIEKGKQGISAFRAFTVSAASRVGSANVAGVAVAITVGGPGAVFWMWLLAILGGATSFVESSLGQLYKVRKRDSYVGGPAYYIRDALGWKWVAIAFAVIITITYGFVFNAVQANSIAQSLNNQFEIEGTGPMVIIGIILALLTAAVIFGGIRRLSAVTEIMVPIMAFAYVAVALVVVALNISEVPGVFWLIVGHALGFKEIAGAAIGAAIMQGIRRGLFSNEAGMGSVPNAAATASVSHPVKQGLVQSLGVYFDTLLVCSATAFIILLSDPSYGGDPEGISLTQNALAAQVGDWAIPFLTIVIFFLAFSSILGNSYYGESNINFLRESKLALTIFRVLVCVAVIGGAIGSIDLVWSLADLFMAFMATINLIALIPLARIAMKLMKNYTDQKKQGLDPVFSRDDIPEAKNVSEWDGSDPLTVRQPAEGS is encoded by the coding sequence ATGGATGCGATCACCGATGCCGTCACCAATATCAATGACTACTACTGGTATTTCGTCATCGCGATCTTGTGTATCGCCGGTGTGTGGTTCACGGTGTGGACGAGGGCGGTGCAGATCCGCCTCATCCCGGAGATGTTCCGTTCGATTACCGAGTCGCCCTCGGAGATCGAGAAAGGCAAGCAGGGAATCTCCGCCTTCCGAGCCTTCACGGTCTCGGCCGCTTCCCGCGTGGGTTCGGCCAACGTCGCCGGCGTGGCCGTGGCCATTACCGTCGGCGGCCCGGGCGCGGTGTTCTGGATGTGGCTGCTCGCAATCCTCGGCGGCGCCACATCATTTGTAGAGTCCTCCTTGGGCCAGTTGTACAAGGTCCGCAAACGTGATTCCTATGTCGGCGGCCCGGCGTACTACATCCGCGATGCGCTCGGCTGGAAATGGGTCGCCATCGCCTTTGCCGTGATCATCACGATCACCTACGGCTTCGTGTTCAACGCCGTGCAGGCCAACTCGATCGCGCAGTCGCTCAACAACCAGTTCGAGATCGAGGGCACCGGCCCGATGGTGATCATCGGAATCATCCTCGCGCTGCTCACCGCTGCGGTGATCTTCGGCGGCATCCGCCGCCTGTCGGCGGTCACCGAGATCATGGTGCCCATCATGGCGTTCGCCTATGTTGCCGTGGCGCTCGTCGTGGTCGCGCTCAACATCTCCGAGGTACCGGGAGTGTTCTGGCTGATCGTCGGGCACGCCCTCGGTTTCAAGGAAATCGCCGGAGCCGCGATCGGCGCGGCGATCATGCAGGGCATCCGCCGCGGCCTGTTCTCCAACGAGGCCGGCATGGGTTCGGTGCCGAACGCTGCCGCGACGGCCTCGGTGTCCCACCCGGTCAAGCAGGGCCTCGTCCAGTCGCTCGGCGTCTACTTCGACACGCTGCTCGTGTGCTCGGCGACCGCGTTCATCATCCTGCTCTCGGACCCGTCGTACGGCGGGGACCCGGAAGGCATCTCCCTCACGCAGAACGCACTCGCCGCGCAGGTCGGCGACTGGGCGATCCCATTCCTCACCATCGTGATCTTCTTCCTCGCCTTCTCCTCGATCCTCGGTAACTCCTACTACGGCGAGTCCAACATCAACTTCCTCCGGGAGAGCAAGCTGGCGCTCACAATCTTCCGGGTGCTCGTCTGTGTCGCCGTCATCGGCGGCGCGATCGGCAGTATCGACCTCGTGTGGAGCCTCGCCGACCTGTTCATGGCGTTCATGGCGACGATCAACCTCATCGCACTCATCCCCCTGGCAAGGATCGCGATGAAGCTGATGAAGAACTACACCGACCAGAAGAAGCAGGGCCTCGACCCCGTCTTCAGCCGCGACGACATCCCCGAGGCGAAGAACGTCTCCGAATGGGACGGCTCGGATCCGCTCACGGTGAGGCAGCCCGCCGAGGGCAGCTAA
- a CDS encoding SRPBCC family protein → MSERIEVARFIPAEPAEIFALLCDPWGHVAIDSSGMLQSASGSPVTAAGEEFTIHMDREALGDVDLGKYDVAVQFTTVVPDREIAWTIDGAIKPPIGHTYGYRLEPTDGGTTVTSYYDWSTAAPEWKKIFPVISESALKGTLGILDRTVRHGYYRP, encoded by the coding sequence ATGTCCGAACGCATCGAAGTCGCCCGCTTCATCCCCGCAGAGCCCGCCGAAATCTTCGCCCTCCTCTGCGATCCGTGGGGGCACGTCGCCATCGACTCCTCCGGCATGCTCCAAAGCGCGAGCGGCTCGCCGGTCACCGCCGCGGGCGAGGAGTTCACCATCCACATGGACCGCGAGGCGCTCGGGGACGTGGACCTCGGCAAGTATGACGTCGCCGTGCAGTTCACCACCGTCGTCCCCGATCGCGAGATCGCGTGGACCATCGACGGCGCGATCAAACCCCCGATAGGCCACACCTACGGCTACCGCCTCGAGCCCACCGACGGTGGCACCACCGTGACGAGCTATTACGACTGGTCCACGGCCGCGCCGGAATGGAAGAAGATCTTCCCGGTGATCTCCGAGTCCGCGCTCAAGGGAACCCTCGGCATCCTCGACCGCACGGTCCGCCACGGCTACTACCGGCCGTAA